The sequence CTGCTACGCTGAcgaggtaacattatagacactatCATAGACACCTGCTACGCTGAcgaggtaacattatagacactaccataGACACCTGCTACGCTGAcgaggtaacattatagacactaccaAATAAATGCCTGCTACGCTAATGAGCTAACATTATAAATGCTACCCTATAAATACCGGCTATGCTGTTGAGGTAACGTTactacctgctatgctgatgagtgaGATAGGAAGCGATGTGAATTATGTGTTCGCTCACTAGATGAATAAAAAGTGAAGAGCCAGTTAGACCAGCCTTCCTAATCGAACTTTGTAAACTACATTACACTCATTGAATGTCCTCTCGTGTGTGTGGTTGACTGGCTCAACtaggatagagacagacaggagagagagagagagatactagaaaggagggagaggaggggagctaCAATATGAGAGTATCAGACTCTCAAAAGAGCATATCTGAGGATTGGCTCCGCATGCAGGAGTCTCGCGCAGCTGGAATTGCCCGCGGATATATTATCGGAAAGCCGGATAACCTGAGGAGGATCTGAGGAGAAGTCGCCAAATATTGTGTTGAACGTTGGGGTTAAGTGCGTCTCCCATTCCCGTTTGCCATTATGGGAGGGATAGATCGGCAGCGGAGGGTTTCCCTGGCTCTTACCTTGAACTTCCTCGCGCTGATTCTAGCCGTGTCTGCGTTGACTACCAGCTACTGGTGCGAGGGGACACGGAAAGTTGCCAAACCTTTCTGTACCGGACCGGTCACCACGAAACAGTCGTTCTGTATCAGGTTCAACAGCTCGAACATTAACGACAGCAGACTGGTCCAGTACATCTGGGAGTCCGgcgaggacaagtacattatgaGGAAGTTCCACACCGGGATCTGGTTTTCGTGCGAGGAGAACGTCAATATGAcaggtaagagagagaaagatggtgcTTTCacgacaactggaaactcgggggaaaaacaaggtcaaatcataacgtcagtgatcttcacTTCCGGACGGAgtttccaacttggaattccgagttggatgaccggtCAAAATGGTTTTTTTCCAGTTGTATCTCCTTTTTTcccccaagttcccagttgtcttgaaccaGGCAAGAGAAGCTAAGAGAAGATAACTTTTTCGCACGCCGCGCTGTGACACACCTGCACGCATGTATAGACATGAAGGAAATAGCCTCGTTTTTAAATGGAAGGTTATAATTGGGTTCTCAGAATCATGGACGATGCAAATGTGTAGGCTATGCCTATGTATTTGTTATTGTCTTTTGGGAGAAATTAAATGTCCATAGTTGTTATGTGAGCTGTATTAGGTAATATGTTTTTCATTTGACTGTTTACTTTAAAGTTGAAATCTGAAATTCAAACAATAATAACGTTTTGTTAATTAAATAGCTGAGGGATGTGGTTGGGGAAatttaaccactctcaaattcatagacagagctattaTGGAAGCAAGGGCTTCATGatatccatgatatcaacaacATGTTTCGAggatgtttgtttacatttaaatTACAAACGTTGGGGTAAATGAAATCTGTTTATAAtgtgggttctgatggggtacgacagttgaactaaactcatgaggcatgtttaaattatattttttcaagaatcaatgggtaggcctatatatcattcatgaaaaaaatgtttttaaaaattgaACAATCCCAGCTTGGTTAACTGTGACATAGTTGCGTGCATGTGAAGGGTATTTGGAGCTATTGATTGAATTACAGTGTCCTTCTCTGAAATTACCCGTTCCTTGAAAAATATTGGATAGCCTAAGTGCAAGATTACATTCAACGAGAGCAAGAATGTCAAGCGTGAGAAATTACATCGACAGTTGTAACAATAGACCGAACAATATATTTTAGAACGGATAGCTGTTGATGACCGGTCAtcgaatttaaaaaatatatatatatatttaacctttatttaactaggcgagtcagttaagaacaaaatcttatttacaatgacgacctacaccggccacacccggacgacgctgggccaattgtgcgctgccctatgggactcccaatcacggccggttgtgttGCCTCGAATCGAACCATGGTGTCTGTAGTATGGCAGAAATACTGATAAATTCTGAACAGAATGGATAAAATAGCCTACTGATTTTTACCGTCTCGTAATTATGCCATAAAATAGTCTGCGCGACAGTGTGAGAATAGGATGGAAATTCAATATGTTTGGTGTAAATCTTGTGTCGTTGGGATGGCCAACACTCGCCTCGTAGAGCTGCTGGGTATGCTACGAATGCAGGCTTTTTTCACACCTGAAAAACGTCCTgcagagtagtagaatcaggtgtgtttcaACAGGAATGGTGCAAAAGACTGCACGGGTTTAGCCACCTTAGAAATATGATGACTGAGTGTTTGACTGTATTGTTTTTGATTTTGTGGGATATTCTATTTCAGGTGAAATCTGCAGAAGTTTCATTTATGTCACACCCTCACATGAAAGAGGTAGGTTTTGTGTAGTAACATGTTATTACATTGTAATTGATGTGTTATTAACACAATTTTCAATGCATCTGTGAATGGCTAAATTGATGTTTTATTTTTATCAAGATTTCAGTCATCTCTTATATCAGGAATTGCAAGTGCAGCTCAAAAGGTGAAAATTGAACCCAGTCCCTTAATAATCCTGGAGTAGGTTCACATGCAGGGCTCAACTGAGATTTAAGTTATCCTTAAGGATTATTTGGATGTCAATTGAAAAGTGCAAACCTAACAGCATTTAAGAAGAGTAGAAACACTGTGTTGTCCTGGGGAGCTACTGTgattgcaggcttttgttcctgcCCAgcattaacacacctgattctgcTAATCTAGGTCCTGAGAAGCAGTTGATCAGTATCATCTGGTGTGTTATCCATGCTGTAGTCACTCATTCAAATCCAGCAGAGTTTGGACTTCTATAGGTCTTCAAAGAggatagatagaaagagagaggatgaatagATAGCGTCTCACACTGCCAATCAGACATCCATCCTTCATTCTTTTCACCTCCTCCGTGTTGGCACACTAATTcactgcacacaaacacacacaaacatacaaccTGTCCATGCCTAATTCAGTACCACACGAAAGACTGTTGAATAGCTTCCTAACAGGACAAGACCAGACACACGCACTGGCTGGAATTAAATCTTCCTGTGACACTGACAGAATGAGAATGACAGACACCCGAAACTGATTGTGGTTTGGTTGTAACTTCACCTGTTCTATTTACCTGTTCAGTCTGAGAGATGTGATTAAACATGTCCAATTATGAACTCAATTGAGTCCTATGTCactgcctctgcctctctgcccAAAATGGGCATTATTATGACTTACTTCCATAGGGCCCTTATTGGTTTTATGATCTGATTTCATCCAATAAGTCCATACCTTTCTGTGTGCTTTTGTGATGGGGGATATGTTGGTTAGGACATTGAAGTTATTGAAATAGCTAAAGGGATACTctcagctaaaaaaaaaaaaaaacgaaatgtgAAAGACACATACGTTAGATTCATTTGCATAAATCACAGACTACCTTCATCTTTTTAATATGCATCTTGATCCTGCCGTGAAAATTTAAATGAACACCTTTGATTAATCATTGAAATCCCATGacgaccccaggaagagtagctgctgcttttgcggccgctgatggggatcctaataaatacgaATACCATTGAAGAATTTGGTCGGAACAAGTAAAAAGGACTGCTCTATCACTAAGAGCGAAAAATAAATTCAATTATTAACCGAGTTCTAGGCCTACTTTTAACTTAAAAATTGTAACTGTGGTTGGCAGCACTTAACATTCTACAGGTCTTATAGCAAAGTAGCTAACAGTGTTATAATctgtgtaattacactgtaattgGTTAGTAATAACATggatttattatttattataagTTGCCCCTTATTACTATATGACTACACAGTAATATAACTGTAGTAACAGCATAGTAACAGCATAGTAGTTACATAGGTATTGCTCAAatcaatcaaatccaattttatttgtcacatgcttcataaacaacaggtgtagactaaccgtgaaatgcttacttacgggacCTTTTCACTTACGGAtctttttccaacaatgcagatttaaatggtaaaacattttgattacctatttagcagtcttgtatagcagtctcatggcttgggggtagctgttcagggtcctgtttgtTCCATACTTGGTGCGCTGTTACCGCTTGCCGtgaagtagcagagagaacagtctatggcttttgtggctggaatctttgacaattttttgggctttcctctgacactgccaggtaaggaggtcctggatggcagggagctcggcccaagtgatgtactgggccgtactcaacatcctctgtagcgccttgcagtcgggTGCCTTGCAGTGGCCGTACCACGTGggcccattccaaatcttttcagccttctggggtggaagaggcgctgtcgtgccctcttcacaactgtgtgggtgtgtgtggaccatgttaattccttagtgatgtggacaaccAGTAATTTGAAGCTCTAGatccgctccactacagtcccatcgatgtggatgggggtgtggtcGCCCctttgtttcctgtagtccacgatcagctactttgtcttgctgacattgagggagaggttgttgtcctggcaccacactgccagggctatgacctcctccctataggttgccTCATTGCCGTCTGTGATCAGTCCTAACCCGTCGTGTCGTCAACtaaataatggtgttggagttatgcatggccatgcagtcgtgggtgaacagggagtacaggagggggctaaacACACACCCCTGAGCGGCATCCGTGTTGGTGGTCAGCGTGGCGTATGTGTTGTTGCCATACTACCGCCtaggcagcccgtcaggaagtccaggatccagttgcagagggaggtgttcagtcccagggtcttgagcctggaggggactatggtgttgaatgctgagctgtagtcaatgaacaaaattcttacataggtattcctttagtccaggtgggtgatggcagtgtagagtgcaatagtgattgtgtcatctgtgcatttgttggggcagtatgcgaattggagtaaatcgagggtgtctgggatgatggtgttgattggtgttcttgggcagagtggtctgcttgaaacaagttaGTATTACAGACCaggtcagggataggttgaaattgtcagtgaatgctctggtcagtgcatgctctgagtatgcgtcctggtattctgtctggccccgcggccttacgaatgttaacctgtttaaagatcttactcacatcggctataaAGAGccagatcacacagtcgtccggaacagctggggctctcatgcatggttcagtattgcttgcctcgaagcaagcatagaaggcatttagctcatctggtaggcttgtgtcactgggcataGTAATACCAATGTAACTACCAATTAACTATTTTGTTACTACTGTGTAGTTACATAGTAATAggggcaacttaatgtaaagtttTACCCTCCGTGGTCATATCAAGGACCATTCACCCACCATCCATAGCCCATATCAAGGACCATTCACCCACCATCCATAGCCCATATCAAGGACCATTCACCCACCATCCATAGCCCAGGCAGCGAGTGTAGgtcaagtggtgtgtgtgtgtgtgtggtgtgtggcgtgtgtgtctgtcttagAGACAGATGCATCTTCTCTGTGACAGTGAAGGTTAATGATATGGGTGATGGGGTCACTTGTCCAACTCCCTCACCTAACCTCCCCAACCCTCTTGCAATCCCCTCCCCCACTCCCACTCCcaacccctcccttctctctctctctctgtctctctctctctctctctctctctctctctctctctctctctctctctctctctctctctctctctctctctctctctctctctctctctctctctctctctctctctctgtctctctctctctccctgtaggagtGCTGTGGCTGTGTATCGTTTCAGAATGTCTGTATATTCTCCTCCTGGCCACCGGAGGCATCCTCATGTCCATAGAGGCGTGTCACTTAGGAAACGTCATCGACGGCCTCAAACTCAACGCCTTTGCTGCCATATTCACTGTCCTGTCAGGTAACAACATACTTTACATGGTTTTTTTTGTTTGCACGTGTGCATGTGCTTCTTGCTATTGAGTCAGTCCCTTTTCTCCTTTCCTCACTGTTTTCGGTTAGGGTTAGAACAATGGTTAGTTTGTTAGTTTGTGTCTCAACCTTTTGTTCCTGACTGGGACAATGGAAACCCTGCAGATCAACACGGTCTTCACACTGGCAGCTTTAGGCAGCTAAACCAGCTCACTGCTATCTATGGGGCTGCAGACTGGGCTACTCTTCCTATGTGGCTGTTTCCACCCAAGGAGCATTTGTCTTTTTCAGACGGCTGGTCTAGTTTTGTCTGGATTAGTATTGATCTGGTCCTAGTGGATGGATGTTGGTTATTAGAGGAGCACTTGCCTTCTGCAGACACAAGGCTTCAGTGTTCTGTTGGATAAGTGATGGTCTAGAGTAGACGATGGAACCACGGAGCTGGATTGCCTGCTCCTGGTCTATGCTCAAACATTCGTCAATCCAGGAGTAGGCTTAATCTGGATCCGGGAAACCAGACGATAATGTCTGAGTGGATGTTAGCTATCCTATCTGTCATCCAAACCTCAGTCTTGCATCCAAGTCATTTGTGATCGTTTGGTTTGCAGAAAAGGACCAAGAGGGAATAATGAAATGGCAAGAAACTCTTTATTTTATGTCCCCCTTTAATGGAATGGATGACCAAGCCACCTCAAATCAACCACTGATTTAACAGACATTTAAAAACACAATTAAATTGTTCGCCAAAAAAAAACAGTCTCATCTCAGGGGAGTTATCCTGTCCTGCTTACAAACAACAAATGTAATCAATAAAAGGG is a genomic window of Salmo trutta chromosome 10, fSalTru1.1, whole genome shotgun sequence containing:
- the gsg1l2b gene encoding germ cell-specific gene 1-like protein — protein: MGGIDRQRRVSLALTLNFLALILAVSALTTSYWCEGTRKVAKPFCTGPVTTKQSFCIRFNSSNINDSRLVQYIWESGEDKYIMRKFHTGIWFSCEENVNMTGEICRSFIYVTPSHERGVLWLCIVSECLYILLLATGGILMSIEACHLGNVIDGLKLNAFAAIFTVLSGLLGMVAHMMFTTAFQLTVSVGPEDWKPQTWDYSWSYILAWSSFTACMASSVTIINRYTKTILEFKHKRRNIEKNLKIKQKLLELESGPGVGVGQVGHVEQVWDMYISSVPSSGCTAEELLDLSSNGRKLSNASVFLDLNDLPDPQREEYC